Genomic segment of bacterium:
GATTCGGCTGGGTGTACGAAGAAGAATTCAGCATCGTCGACGGATGGCAGTGGTCCCCCGACAGCAAGCGCATCGCGTTCTGGCAGGAAGATGAAACCATGGTGCCCACCTTCGAGATGGTCAACTTCATGCCGCTGTACATGGAGCGCATTCCCATTCGCTACCCGAAGGCGGGAGACAGCAATCCCGTCGAGAAAATCGGCATCATCGATCTGGCCGATGGCAGCCGCCGCTGGATGGACATCGGGGAAGAAACCGATCAGTACATTCCCCGTATTCGGTGGACAAAGGACGCAAACACACTCTGCATGTACCGGCTGAACCGGCTGCAGAATCACGTGGAACTGCTTTTCGCAAATGTCGAGGACGGCAGTTCCCGCGTCGTACTTTCCGACCGCTCTGAAACGGGCTGGATCAGCGTAGACGACGGCGCCTTCCTGCATTTCATGGATGACGGCCATCGCTTCCTCTGGGCGTCCGAGCGCGACGGCTGGAATCATCTCTATCTGTATGATTATGACGGCAGCCTGCTGCGCCAGGTGACCTCAGGCGAATGGGAAATCGTCGATGTGCTCGGCGTCACGCCCGACGACGCGCAGGTTTACTTCACCGCCACGAAGGAAGCACCGACACAGCAGAATCTCTATCGCGCCGCTGTTGAGGACGACGATATGGATCGACTGACCGAAGACGACGGCTGGCATGCGATCAACCTCTCACCCACCTGTGCACTCTATATCGACAGCTGGTCGAGCATCGAGGCCCCTACGCGCCGCATGCTCTGCGACGGCGATGGCGATGAACTGCGCAGCCTCGGCGCGGTCGATCCTACCGTCTACGCGGAATATTCATGGAGCGACAAGGAGCTGTTTACGGTGACCACCGACGACGGCTGGACGCTGGACTGCAGCATGATCAAACCCGCAAACTTCGATCCTTCCAAAAAGTACCCGGTGTTTTTCGATGTCTACGGCGGTCCCGGCACATCCGCCGTGCGCAACAGCTGGCCCAGCACCATGGCGGAGTGGTACGCCAGCGAAGGCTTCATCGTCATTGAAGTCGACAACAGGGGAAGCAGCCGCCGTGGTACCGCATTCAAGCATGCCGTGTACAAGCAGCTCGGGAAATGGGAAGCCCATGACTACGTCCAGGTCGCCAATTACCTTTCCACCCTCCCATTCGTGAACGCCGACCGCATCGGCATCTGGGGCTGGAGCTATGGCGGGTATATGGCGGCACTGACCTTGCTGCTGGGCAACGGCACCTTCCATGCCGGCGTCGCCATCGCTCCGCCGACCGACTGGCGACTGTATGACACGATTTACACGGAACGCTTCATGCAGCGTCCCCAGGACAATCCGGAAGGTTACGACGTCGGCTCCTGCCTCGTGCATGCCGACAAGCTGCAGGGCAGGCTGCTCATCATTCATGG
This window contains:
- a CDS encoding S9 family peptidase, whose protein sequence is MKRSTSQRNTTLLLLIFLITLLPSGLTEAQEKKPVTLRDVFGNPAFFAPRMANLQWMADGEHYAYVKFNRESRSMTIVKVNARTDEEAILLDPANLQFEGSDDAVTFESFSLQKNPRFLVLTLDERPIWRRSTIGTYAVYDLETGALIALPEYEEGVMNVKVSPDGQWVGYVYKDNIYIMNLASGDVRQLTSDAREDVHNGRFGWVYEEEFSIVDGWQWSPDSKRIAFWQEDETMVPTFEMVNFMPLYMERIPIRYPKAGDSNPVEKIGIIDLADGSRRWMDIGEETDQYIPRIRWTKDANTLCMYRLNRLQNHVELLFANVEDGSSRVVLSDRSETGWISVDDGAFLHFMDDGHRFLWASERDGWNHLYLYDYDGSLLRQVTSGEWEIVDVLGVTPDDAQVYFTATKEAPTQQNLYRAAVEDDDMDRLTEDDGWHAINLSPTCALYIDSWSSIEAPTRRMLCDGDGDELRSLGAVDPTVYAEYSWSDKELFTVTTDDGWTLDCSMIKPANFDPSKKYPVFFDVYGGPGTSAVRNSWPSTMAEWYASEGFIVIEVDNRGSSRRGTAFKHAVYKQLGKWEAHDYVQVANYLSTLPFVNADRIGIWGWSYGGYMAALTLLLGNGTFHAGVAIAPPTDWRLYDTIYTERFMQRPQDNPEGYDVGSCLVHADKLQGRLLIIHGGLDDNVHVQNTMQFVHKLEEAGKQFDMRIYPNGNHGVAGGMQSRLGLFEYYVQHMKEHLQDQ